Proteins from a single region of Campylobacter sputorum:
- a CDS encoding ATP-binding protein, translating into MKNTFKIVTSIPLLALIIIFLYFIYNTYEKLEQNNEMKTTLKEYSILKQLKTAIEKEAQIGVLTLDKTNSFNVEIFTNQIQKTNRFIQYAYGENLSENINIFLTKTSKIRQNPKLDNFEHLYAPYLEIYRYLNKVILEKLTTLLNYNAPLDINLFINYIIFSQDIITTTNLQRDYINSILITNTPISKNQKQFWLEIAYANTNVNPFILMSTNSKAQMLNIDPNDELNDLFQICSELKLNILFESQNGIFNTPYRKWTEKTDDKLSILYQYNDIAYQNISTKFQQYEEFLKNDIKIYILILMLCGVFFIELIINLNRRNQIVKYFRYTLDTLKQKGYLDEKIHFKFNSKKNIQDAFLNIDKSIKNMAYSISSLKKANQIKTDLLVNIAHEIQAPLQGIISYIDLMEKRYKNVITKNIKENAKNIFQIAKNIKETKNIENNQVLLQNIDFLPIKEFENTAQIFVLLASDKNIEFYVFIDPKLSSYINGDLVKIKEILINLLDNAIKFTHDGGKVILRVIKMDYNVKNEVKIKFSVEDNGENINIEKIDQIFIETSINKEEYEKKYLNLGLGISKKLANLLGGELIFKNNSKTGNTFDFIINLKDTNINVPLNQYSLKIAVIESKSEEFNKILEIYLRSLGVDCEFFSNVEKLKPQYFDFDIIFIRFDDYMELKIKFNKPIIISANYYILNSIKEEDMNQNIFYIDEPIKLTYIDKTLQNIMSVKKSNPNYIISNKIEKIDDKFNAKALVLTTDVTMQKLIKYMLSYLYIQTTIVTSIKELISEYTQLSYEVIFIQLDPTMQIDEHGIKSIIEFEKENAINHSPIIAITDNIIKRNDESIYGNGFDDLISQPLKINTLSRLLNKLIPQHKIIPNMQLRQNIATHYTKSTNVNKKDILIVKKSILDNNLMKNKFQEFFENIDVATSLDTFKKLIKEISYDVLIIDINLPKLNLDDIEKLLLNPDENANTRIKTVLMIDNKKSILEKHKNYFDNIIYNDTELNQILMIIRNLAKG; encoded by the coding sequence ATGAAAAATACATTTAAAATTGTAACTAGCATACCATTACTTGCTTTAATAATTATTTTTTTATATTTCATATACAATACATATGAAAAACTTGAACAAAACAATGAAATGAAAACAACTCTAAAAGAGTACTCTATATTAAAACAATTAAAAACAGCCATAGAAAAAGAAGCTCAAATTGGCGTCTTAACCCTAGATAAAACAAATAGCTTTAATGTAGAAATTTTTACAAATCAAATACAAAAAACAAATAGGTTTATACAATACGCTTATGGAGAAAATTTAAGCGAAAATATAAATATATTTTTAACAAAAACGAGCAAAATAAGACAAAATCCAAAACTAGATAATTTTGAGCATTTATACGCACCTTATCTAGAAATATACAGATATTTAAACAAAGTAATTTTAGAAAAGCTTACAACTCTTTTAAACTATAATGCTCCACTAGATATAAATTTATTTATAAATTACATTATATTTTCTCAAGATATTATTACCACGACAAACCTGCAAAGAGACTATATAAATAGCATTTTGATTACAAACACACCAATATCAAAAAATCAAAAACAATTTTGGCTAGAAATAGCTTATGCAAATACAAATGTAAATCCATTTATACTAATGTCAACTAATTCAAAAGCACAAATGCTAAATATAGATCCAAATGATGAACTAAATGATTTGTTTCAAATATGTTCTGAATTAAAACTAAATATATTATTTGAATCTCAAAATGGAATATTTAACACGCCATATAGAAAATGGACTGAAAAAACTGACGATAAATTATCTATATTATATCAATATAACGACATAGCTTATCAAAATATATCAACAAAATTTCAACAATACGAAGAATTTCTTAAAAATGACATTAAAATTTATATTCTTATACTCATGCTATGCGGTGTATTTTTTATAGAACTGATAATCAATCTTAACAGACGAAATCAAATTGTAAAATATTTCAGATATACGCTTGATACACTAAAACAAAAAGGCTACTTGGATGAAAAAATACATTTTAAATTTAATTCTAAGAAAAACATACAAGATGCGTTTTTAAACATAGATAAATCCATAAAAAATATGGCTTACTCTATAAGCTCTCTTAAAAAAGCAAATCAAATAAAAACAGATCTTCTAGTAAATATCGCTCATGAGATACAAGCTCCATTACAAGGCATAATTAGCTATATTGATTTGATGGAAAAAAGATATAAAAATGTCATAACCAAAAACATAAAAGAAAATGCAAAAAATATTTTTCAAATAGCAAAAAATATAAAAGAGACCAAAAATATAGAAAACAATCAAGTTTTACTTCAAAATATAGATTTTCTACCAATAAAAGAATTTGAAAACACTGCACAAATTTTTGTGCTTTTAGCCTCAGATAAAAATATCGAATTTTATGTTTTCATAGACCCAAAACTTTCAAGCTACATAAATGGCGATTTAGTAAAAATAAAAGAAATTTTGATAAACCTACTAGATAATGCCATTAAATTTACACACGATGGCGGGAAAGTAATCTTACGCGTAATAAAAATGGATTATAATGTTAAAAACGAAGTTAAAATAAAATTTAGCGTTGAAGACAATGGAGAAAATATAAATATAGAAAAAATTGATCAAATTTTTATAGAAACCTCAATAAACAAAGAGGAATATGAAAAAAAATATTTAAATTTAGGACTTGGTATATCTAAAAAATTAGCCAATTTACTAGGCGGGGAGCTTATATTTAAAAATAACTCAAAAACTGGAAATACATTTGATTTTATCATAAATTTAAAAGATACCAATATAAATGTACCGTTAAATCAATATAGCTTAAAAATAGCAGTTATAGAATCAAAAAGTGAAGAATTTAATAAAATTTTAGAAATTTATTTACGCAGTCTTGGAGTTGATTGCGAGTTTTTCTCTAATGTAGAAAAACTCAAGCCACAATATTTTGATTTTGATATTATCTTTATTCGTTTTGATGATTATATGGAATTAAAAATAAAATTTAATAAACCTATAATCATTAGTGCAAATTACTATATTTTAAACTCTATAAAAGAAGAAGATATGAATCAAAATATTTTCTACATAGATGAACCTATAAAATTAACTTATATAGATAAAACATTACAAAACATAATGTCCGTTAAAAAATCAAATCCAAACTACATTATAAGCAATAAAATAGAAAAAATAGATGATAAATTTAACGCAAAAGCTTTAGTTTTGACAACTGATGTTACTATGCAAAAACTTATAAAATATATGTTATCTTATTTGTATATACAAACTACCATAGTTACATCCATAAAAGAACTTATTTCTGAATATACTCAACTATCTTATGAAGTAATTTTTATACAACTAGATCCTACTATGCAAATAGATGAACATGGCATAAAAAGTATCATAGAATTTGAAAAAGAAAATGCTATAAATCACTCTCCAATCATAGCAATTACAGATAATATCATAAAAAGAAATGATGAAAGCATTTATGGCAATGGCTTTGATGATTTAATATCTCAACCATTAAAAATCAACACTCTTTCAAGATTATTAAACAAACTCATACCGCAACATAAAATCATACCAAATATGCAGTTAAGACAAAATATTGCCACTCATTATACAAAAAGCACTAATGTAAATAAAAAAGATATTTTGATAGTTAAAAAATCTATTCTTGATAATAATTTGATGAAAAATAAATTCCAAGAATTTTTTGAAAATATAGATGTCGCTACAAGTTTAGATACATTTAAAAAATTGATAAAAGAAATTTCTTATGATGTATTAATCATAGATATAAATTTACCAAAATTAAATTTAGACGATATAGAAAAATTACTATTAAATCCAGACGAAAACGCAAATACTCGCATAAAAACGGTATTGATGATAGATAATAAAAAAAGCATTTTAGAAAAACATAAAAACTACTTTGATAATATAATTTATAACGACACTGAACTAAATCAAATTTTAATGATAATTAGAAATTTAGCGAAAGGTTAA
- the ruvX gene encoding Holliday junction resolvase RuvX — MIVAIDVGLKRIGVAISYENGVVLPLNAIIRKNRNQASKEISQLLQDYKAKKLVVGIPLGGSSEDEMTRRIKHFVNLINFSGEIIFIDESFSSKEASDFAVINHKKKDGKLDSLSAMIILKRYIKS, encoded by the coding sequence ATGATAGTGGCTATAGATGTTGGTTTAAAAAGAATAGGAGTTGCCATATCTTATGAAAATGGAGTAGTTTTGCCGCTAAATGCAATTATACGCAAAAATCGCAATCAAGCTTCAAAAGAAATAAGTCAGTTACTACAAGATTATAAAGCAAAAAAACTTGTTGTTGGTATCCCACTTGGCGGAAGTAGTGAAGATGAGATGACTAGACGCATAAAACACTTTGTAAATTTAATAAATTTTAGTGGAGAGATAATTTTTATAGATGAGAGTTTTTCAAGCAAAGAGGCTAGCGATTTTGCAGTAATAAACCACAAGAAAAAAGATGGAAAACTAGATAGTTTGAGTGCAATGATAATACTTAAAAGATATATTAAAAGTTAA
- the dprA gene encoding DNA-processing protein DprA — MAILDKIPQDLLRLKNPPKMLYYKGNTDLLQMPKIAVVGSRKISFYTKNLISNLCLNLKKYGICVVSGGAIGCDITAHKAAFPNTIAVFANGLNIIYPKTNSNLINQMYESSLVLSEYEPDEPPFKHRFLQRNRIVVGLCEAIVIAQADLNSGSLSSAKIAKNLGIPIFAFPQRIDESKGTNLLLKQKDATLLDDFDELGEKFGGKLKENLQKDEVLDFIKNNSNLTECLNKFGSKIYEYELLGKISINGFSVSVK; from the coding sequence ATGGCTATATTAGATAAAATCCCGCAAGATCTTTTAAGACTAAAAAATCCGCCTAAAATGCTATACTATAAAGGCAATACTGATTTGTTACAAATGCCAAAAATTGCAGTAGTTGGCTCTAGAAAAATATCATTTTATACTAAAAATTTGATATCAAATTTATGCTTAAATCTTAAAAAATATGGCATTTGCGTAGTAAGTGGTGGGGCTATTGGATGTGATATAACAGCACACAAAGCCGCTTTTCCAAACACCATAGCAGTTTTTGCAAATGGTTTAAATATAATTTATCCAAAAACAAATTCGAATTTAATAAATCAAATGTATGAAAGCTCACTTGTTTTAAGCGAGTATGAACCAGATGAGCCGCCATTTAAACATCGTTTTTTACAAAGAAATCGCATAGTTGTAGGACTTTGTGAAGCAATTGTTATAGCACAAGCTGATTTAAACAGCGGCTCACTTTCAAGTGCTAAAATAGCCAAAAATTTAGGAATTCCTATATTTGCTTTTCCTCAAAGGATAGATGAAAGCAAGGGTACAAATTTACTACTAAAACAAAAAGATGCGACACTTTTAGATGATTTTGACGAACTTGGCGAGAAATTTGGCGGTAAATTAAAAGAAAATTTACAAAAAGACGAAGTGTTGGATTTTATAAAAAATAATTCAAATTTAACAGAGTGCTTAAATAAATTTGGAAGCAAAATTTACGAATACGAACTACTTGGCAAAATCAGCATAAATGGCTTTAGCGTGAGTGTAAAATGA
- the ilvC gene encoding ketol-acid reductoisomerase — translation MAVNVFYDKDCDLSLIRSKKVAMIGFGSQGHAHAENLRDSGVEVIVGLKKDGNSWAKAEAKGFKVLSVSEATKEADIIMILTPDEHQSEIFEKEIKPNLKQGSAIAFAHGFNVHFGQIKAPDGIDCIMIAPKAPGHTVRSEFLKGGGIPDLIAVEQNASGKARELALSYACAIGGGRSGIIETTFKDETETDLFGEQAVLCGGLCSLINAGFETLVEAGYEPEMAYFECLHEMKLIVDLIYQGGMADMRYSISNTAEYGDYVSGPRVINEESKKAMKEILKEIQNGKFAKDFILEKKAGYTRMNAERKISQSSLLNKTGEKLRSMMPWIKNGKLIDQSKN, via the coding sequence ATGGCTGTAAATGTATTTTATGATAAAGATTGTGATTTATCCCTTATAAGAAGCAAAAAAGTTGCAATGATAGGCTTTGGCTCACAAGGTCATGCACACGCTGAAAACCTTAGAGATAGTGGCGTAGAGGTTATCGTTGGACTTAAAAAAGATGGAAACAGTTGGGCAAAAGCTGAAGCAAAAGGTTTTAAAGTTTTAAGCGTTAGCGAGGCTACAAAAGAAGCTGATATTATCATGATACTAACACCAGATGAACATCAAAGCGAAATTTTTGAAAAAGAGATAAAACCAAATTTAAAACAAGGAAGTGCCATAGCATTTGCTCATGGATTTAATGTTCATTTTGGTCAAATAAAAGCACCAGATGGAATTGATTGTATAATGATAGCACCTAAAGCACCTGGGCACACCGTAAGAAGTGAATTTCTAAAAGGTGGCGGAATTCCAGATCTTATAGCAGTTGAACAAAATGCATCTGGCAAAGCAAGAGAGCTAGCATTAAGCTATGCTTGTGCTATAGGTGGTGGAAGAAGCGGGATAATAGAAACAACTTTTAAAGACGAAACAGAAACTGATCTTTTTGGAGAACAAGCTGTTTTATGCGGAGGACTTTGTTCTCTTATAAATGCAGGTTTTGAAACTCTTGTTGAAGCTGGATACGAACCAGAAATGGCATATTTTGAATGCTTGCATGAAATGAAACTTATAGTTGATTTGATATATCAAGGCGGAATGGCTGATATGAGATATTCTATATCAAATACCGCTGAATACGGTGATTATGTAAGTGGTCCAAGAGTTATAAACGAAGAGAGCAAAAAAGCTATGAAAGAAATTTTAAAAGAGATACAAAATGGCAAATTTGCCAAAGATTTTATCTTAGAGAAAAAAGCAGGCTATACAAGAATGAACGCCGAAAGAAAGATATCTCAAAGTTCTCTTTTAAATAAAACAGGTGAAAAACTTAGATCTATGATGCCTTGGATAAAAAACGGTAAATTAATAGATCAATCTAAAAACTAA
- a CDS encoding CinA family protein has translation MQHGILIIGEDIILNSSFLTYIYEKYEDYFGEKGVINYINKNDKNLPFNIEHYTFAYDILTIFTTDDNYHIASKVLATLTSDILELKDEMLVPSKVSKFSNGSFVLKINNAEVNLINANPTQDLPPFLSKFERNFAYFSIFDLDSESAKILLEPLAKTYDININLSQMVANWTIVKAVENKFGQIDGFLQSAKNLFSQKIILQKDPIKHIANTLIKKGLKITFAESCSCGLLAAKFGSYSGVSSAFDGSLVTYANEIKSSWLGVRDTTLQTYGAVSSQCVEEMIKGTLVASGADFAIAISGIAGPDGGSKEKPVGTVFIGSGSKDGNMMVERFFLKGNRNYIREQSATLGFLSLIRLRSDIFFEE, from the coding sequence ATGCAACATGGAATTTTAATTATTGGTGAAGATATCATACTAAATAGTTCGTTTTTAACATATATATATGAGAAATACGAAGATTATTTTGGAGAAAAAGGCGTCATAAATTATATAAATAAAAATGACAAAAATCTACCTTTTAACATAGAACATTACACTTTTGCTTATGATATACTAACCATTTTTACAACAGACGATAACTACCATATCGCAAGCAAAGTCCTTGCAACCCTTACAAGTGATATTTTAGAGTTAAAAGATGAGATGCTAGTTCCAAGCAAAGTTAGTAAATTTTCAAACGGAAGCTTTGTTTTAAAGATAAATAACGCAGAAGTAAATTTAATAAATGCAAATCCAACTCAAGATTTGCCTCCATTTTTGAGTAAATTTGAAAGAAATTTTGCTTATTTTTCAATATTTGATTTAGATAGTGAAAGTGCTAAAATATTACTTGAACCATTAGCAAAAACATATGATATAAATATAAATTTAAGTCAAATGGTTGCAAACTGGACTATAGTTAAAGCAGTAGAAAATAAATTTGGTCAAATAGATGGCTTTTTGCAAAGTGCTAAAAACCTTTTTTCACAAAAGATAATTCTCCAAAAAGATCCGATAAAACACATCGCAAATACGCTTATAAAAAAAGGGTTGAAAATAACATTTGCAGAAAGTTGTTCTTGTGGATTACTTGCTGCTAAATTTGGATCTTATAGTGGTGTATCATCTGCATTTGATGGCTCTTTGGTAACTTATGCAAATGAGATAAAATCCTCTTGGCTTGGAGTTAGAGATACAACTCTTCAAACTTACGGTGCTGTTAGTTCTCAGTGTGTCGAAGAGATGATAAAAGGGACTTTAGTAGCAAGTGGCGCTGATTTTGCCATAGCAATTAGCGGTATAGCAGGTCCAGATGGCGGAAGTAAAGAAAAACCGGTTGGAACTGTATTTATAGGATCTGGTTCAAAAGATGGAAATATGATGGTAGAAAGATTTTTTCTAAAAGGCAATAGAAACTACATAAGAGAACAAAGCGCAACGCTAGGCTTTTTATCATTAATAAGACTAAGAAGTGATATATTTTTTGAAGAGTAA
- a CDS encoding divergent polysaccharide deacetylase family protein has translation MHAFKWYIFCIFIILVFFATIYGIAINSQKNIEDKNLTTTQQILTSNNQTNSKTDQIIYEKKEVLVKQKHTQQNTNYSKYQTNIPSQKIQEQELAEQNLSEFFKLLDANQSTQIKDENNTIDKNISKQISIIDSPKKYEDEDLEKKSQKAIYDTTAKTLDRRGKKPLLAIIIDDVSTFTQAELIKKIKLKITPSIFPVSTNTPNTAQIANKFSFYMIHLPMSAINYKNEEPNTMHITDSKDLMLKRIKKIKKDFPKLKFINNHTGSEFTSNIQALDKLMSILKSQDIVLLDSKTIAKSKVKDLAKKYNMPYLSRDVFLDNIHSEIEIKTQLKDAINIAKKRGYAIAIGHPHDITLKTINKNINMLKDVEIVYVDRLYKEIYGYIR, from the coding sequence ATGCACGCTTTTAAATGGTATATTTTTTGCATTTTTATAATATTGGTTTTTTTTGCAACCATTTATGGTATAGCAATAAATTCACAAAAAAATATTGAAGATAAAAATCTAACAACTACTCAACAAATTTTAACTTCAAACAATCAAACTAATTCAAAAACAGATCAAATTATTTATGAGAAAAAAGAAGTTTTAGTAAAACAAAAACACACTCAACAAAACACTAATTATTCAAAATACCAAACAAACATACCATCTCAAAAAATCCAAGAACAAGAGTTAGCAGAGCAAAATTTAAGTGAATTTTTTAAACTTTTAGATGCAAATCAAAGCACACAAATAAAAGATGAAAACAACACAATAGATAAAAATATATCAAAACAAATTAGCATTATAGATAGTCCAAAAAAATACGAAGATGAAGATTTAGAAAAGAAATCACAAAAAGCAATTTATGATACAACGGCAAAAACGCTGGATAGAAGAGGCAAAAAACCACTTCTTGCAATTATAATAGACGATGTTTCAACTTTTACACAAGCAGAGCTTATCAAAAAAATAAAATTAAAAATTACTCCATCTATATTTCCAGTATCAACAAATACTCCAAATACAGCTCAAATTGCAAATAAATTTAGTTTTTATATGATTCATCTACCAATGAGTGCGATTAATTATAAAAATGAAGAGCCAAACACTATGCATATAACAGATAGCAAAGACTTGATGTTAAAAAGGATAAAAAAGATAAAAAAAGATTTTCCAAAGCTTAAATTTATAAATAACCATACCGGAAGCGAATTTACATCAAACATTCAAGCTTTAGATAAACTTATGAGCATTTTAAAATCCCAAGATATTGTACTTCTTGATAGCAAAACAATAGCAAAAAGTAAAGTTAAAGATTTAGCCAAAAAATACAATATGCCATATCTATCTAGGGATGTTTTTTTAGATAATATTCACTCTGAAATAGAGATAAAAACGCAACTCAAAGATGCTATAAATATAGCAAAAAAAAGAGGTTATGCCATAGCTATAGGTCATCCACACGATATAACGCTAAAAACCATAAATAAAAACATAAATATGTTAAAAGATGTAGAAATTGTGTATGTAGATAGACTATATAAGGAAATTTATGGCTATATTAGATAA